The Euphorbia lathyris chromosome 3, ddEupLath1.1, whole genome shotgun sequence genome contains a region encoding:
- the LOC136223775 gene encoding DNA-directed RNA polymerase V subunit 5C isoform X2 — MASTGGYGTIVGDQCLTKFVDGGSVESLRYYLSRRTVLEMLRDRGYSVPEPDLTRSLSEFRTEFYEGDKINIERLRISASLPSNPYENVLVVFMGTEEIKKADIGRLNNQISNKESLKRLILVLQNKMNHFAKKELLKWTFPVEIFQPKYEMLTTAQKQQLLNEYKAEEKQLPRMVKDDAIARYYGLKKGQVLKVSYKGGIVDSIVTYRCII; from the exons ATGGCGTCAACAGGGGGATACGGCACCATCGTCGGCGATCAATGCCTTACGAAGTTTGTCGACGGAGGTAGCGTAGAGAGCCTGCGCTACTACCTTTCTCGTCGGACAGTTCTTGAGATGCTCAGAGACCGAGGGTATTCCGTTCCTGAACCGGACCTCACTCGTTCACTCTCTGAGTTTCGCACCGAGTTTTACGAGGGAGACAAAATCAACATCGAACGTCTTCGAATCTCCGCCTCTCTCCCCTCAAATCCCTACGAAAAT GTGTTGGTTGTGTTCATGGGAACAGAGGAAATTAAAAAGGCGGATATAGGACGTCTTAATAATCAGATATCAAACAAAGAAAGCTTAAAACGTTTGATTCTGGTATTGCAAAATAAGATGAATCATTTTGCAAAGAAAGAGCTGCTTAAATGGACTTTTCCAGTTGAGATTTTTCAA CCAAAATATGAGATGTTGACTACTGCCCAGAAGCAACAGTTGTTGAACGAGTACAAGGCTGAGGAAAAACAG TTGCCTAGAATGGTAAAAGATGATGCAATTGCACGATACTACGGACTAAAGAAGGGGCAAGTGCTGAAAGTTAGTTACAAAGGCGGAATTGTTGATTCAATAGTCACTTACCGTTGCATAATATGA
- the LOC136223775 gene encoding DNA-directed RNA polymerase V subunit 5C isoform X1 codes for MASTGGYGTIVGDQCLTKFVDGGSVESLRYYLSRRTVLEMLRDRGYSVPEPDLTRSLSEFRTEFYEGDKINIERLRISASLPSNPYENVLVVFMGTEEIKKADIGRLNNQISNKESLKRLILVLQNKMNHFAKKELLKWTFPVEIFQITELLSNITKHLLQPKYEMLTTAQKQQLLNEYKAEEKQLPRMVKDDAIARYYGLKKGQVLKVSYKGGIVDSIVTYRCII; via the exons ATGGCGTCAACAGGGGGATACGGCACCATCGTCGGCGATCAATGCCTTACGAAGTTTGTCGACGGAGGTAGCGTAGAGAGCCTGCGCTACTACCTTTCTCGTCGGACAGTTCTTGAGATGCTCAGAGACCGAGGGTATTCCGTTCCTGAACCGGACCTCACTCGTTCACTCTCTGAGTTTCGCACCGAGTTTTACGAGGGAGACAAAATCAACATCGAACGTCTTCGAATCTCCGCCTCTCTCCCCTCAAATCCCTACGAAAAT GTGTTGGTTGTGTTCATGGGAACAGAGGAAATTAAAAAGGCGGATATAGGACGTCTTAATAATCAGATATCAAACAAAGAAAGCTTAAAACGTTTGATTCTGGTATTGCAAAATAAGATGAATCATTTTGCAAAGAAAGAGCTGCTTAAATGGACTTTTCCAGTTGAGATTTTTCAA ATCACTGAGTTGCTGTCGAATATTACAAAGCATCTTTTGCAGCCAAAATATGAGATGTTGACTACTGCCCAGAAGCAACAGTTGTTGAACGAGTACAAGGCTGAGGAAAAACAG TTGCCTAGAATGGTAAAAGATGATGCAATTGCACGATACTACGGACTAAAGAAGGGGCAAGTGCTGAAAGTTAGTTACAAAGGCGGAATTGTTGATTCAATAGTCACTTACCGTTGCATAATATGA
- the LOC136224011 gene encoding putative disease resistance protein RGA3 has product MAAIGQALLSASLQVALENLASPILQEFGRRIRIDKDLKKLIRTLSKIQAVLDDAEAKQIRDIAVKMWLDDLKEVAYDADDLLDEVATEAFRFNQQAKVTSFLNLSKDFIFKLGLAPRVKEINERLDEIAEERDDLGLKEGFGSAWSEINDRERLQTSSLIDESRVFGRSEDVEKIVKMLVSDENCVNDVVGVVPIVGMGGLGKTTLAQLVFNDSSVVEHFELRTWICVSDDFNARRLTKSILESIEKRPYDLLDLDTLQTSLRDKLMGRKFLVVLDDVWTEKESDWELLRLPFRAGAVGSKIVVTTRSKKVATIMGSYDPYNLEVLSFRDCWSLFKQRAFVDGNETAHPNLVPIGQEIVKKCQGLPLAAKALGGLLHAKEEVDEWKMILQSDIWELGEDENENEILPALRLSYNHLPAHLKQCFVYCSIFPKDHTFDKETLVLLWMAEGFVHPKRRRLEDVASDYFDDLLRRSFFQQSKTYLPSYVMHDLIHDLAQSVAGEICFRFEGDNLQDIPEKARHSSVLVDTFRPVAFEALCTTRALRTMLLHRKTSHEISNVEVPHDFFRSLKCLRSLDMSHIAIKDLPDSVGGLMHMRYLDLSHTDIKELPESVCNLCNLQTLILSNCNKLIALPKGTKDLVNLRHLNLTGCWHLKSMPPSFGRLISLHRLHRFVVGKEVGCGICELKNMNELRETLCIDRVEDVLSIEDAKEASLKTKQYIHKLVLRWSRSRYTGNAIDDEVLECLGPHNNLRELTIDVYPGFKFPNWMGDPLLSHLETIEFFHCNNTKALPSLGQLPFLKYLSISTMEDLKNIGREFYGEGKVKGFPSLKKLKLEDMRSLKEWQEITDGEFPVLEELSLSNCPNVANLPKFPSLHNLSLDDCHETVLNSVQFLTSLTSLKISNFRRIDFLPEGLLQPLTALEELKIAHFYRLKTLQEDLGMQNLQSLHRLELFCCPRLISFAEKGFPCKLHYLSIDMCSSMKDLPDGLGDLSVLQELNISKCPKFVSFPEDKLPSSLKSLRISSCPNLESLPPSLHEVENLEYLGIQSCPKIACLPVSGLPMSLCSLSITECKVLEERCALGGEDWAKIEHVPEKYIRFF; this is encoded by the coding sequence ATGGCAGCAATAGGACAAGCATTACTTTCTGCTTCTCTCCAAGTAGCTCTCGAAAATCTGGCTTCACCGATCTTACAAGAATTTGGGCGCCGAATTCGTATCGATAAGGATTTGAAGAAACTCATCAGAACCTTATCAAAAATCCAGGCAGTTTTGGATGATGCTGAGGCAAAGCAGATCAGAGATATCGCAGTCAAAATGTGGCTCGATGACCTCAAAGAAGTAGCTTACGACGCCGATGATTTGCTAGATGAGGTTGCGACGGAAGCTTTTCGGTTTAATCAACAGGCGAAGGTAACTAGTTTTCTCAATTTATCCAAGGATTTCATTTTTAAACTAGGGTTAGCTCCTAGGGTGAAGGAAATTAACGAGAGATTAGATGAAATTGCGGAAGAAAGAGATGATTTAGGGTTGAAAGAGGGATTTGGATCGGCATGGAGTGAGATAAACGATAGGGAGAGATTGCAAACTAGTTCGTTGATAGATGAATCTAGGGTTTTTGGGAGGAGTGAAGATGTGGAGAAGATAGTGAAAATGTTAGTTTCTGATGAGAATTGTGTAAATGATGTTGTTGGAGTTGTTCCTATTGTTGGCATGGGAGGGTTGGGGAAGACAACACTTGCTCAGCTTGTGTTCAATGATTCCTCTGTTGTTGAGCATTTTGAGCTGAGAACATGGATTTGTGTTTCGGATGATTTCAATGCTCGAAGACTAACGAAATCGATTTTGGAATCTATTGAGAAGAGACCTTATGATCTTCTTGATTTGGATACGCTTCAGACTAGTCTTCGTGATAAATTGATGGGGCGGAAGTTCTTGGTTGTGCTTGATGATGTTTGGACTGAGAAGGAGAGTGATTGGGAGTTGTTACGACTTCCTTTTAGAGCAGGAGCAGTGGGAAGTAAGATCGTTGTAACAACTCGAAGTAAAAAGGTAGCTACGATCATGGGTAGCTACGATCCTTACAATTTGGAAGTTCTATCGTTCCGTGATTGCTGGTCATTGTTCAAACAAAGAGCATTTGTAGATGGGAACGAAACTGCACATCCGAACTTAGTTCCGATTGGTCAGGAAATTGTGAAGAAATGTCAAGGTTTGCCTTTGGCTGCAAAGGCACTTGGCGGACTCCTTCACGCCAAAGAAGAAGTCGATGAGTGGAAGATGATCTTGCAGAGTGACATATGGGAGTTAGGAGAGGACGAAAACGAAAATGAAATCTTACCAGCTCTGAGGCTAAGCTACAATCATCTTCCAGCACATCTTAAGCAGTGCTTCGTGTACTGCTCCATTTTTCCGAAAGATCACACTTTCGACAAGGAAACTTTAGTATTGCTGTGGATGGCAGAGGGATTTGTGCACCCGAAAAGGAGACGCCTTGAAGATGTTGCATCTGACTATTTCGATGATCTGTTGCGAAGGTCTTTCTTTCAGCAATCCAAAACTTATCTCCCGAGTTATGTTATGCATGATTTAATTCATGACCTGGCACAATCTGTAGCTGGGGAAATATGCTTCAGGTTCGAGGGCGACAATCTGCAGGATATCCCAGAGAAGGCTCGACATTCATCTGTGTTAGTTGATACATTCAGGCCGGTTGCATTTGAAGCCTTGTGTACAACTAGAGCCTTGCGAACGATGCTTCTACATAGAAAAACTTCACACGAGATCTCCAATGTGGAGGTTCCTCATGATTTTTTCCGATCCTTGAAATGCTTGCGTTCGTTGGATATGAGTCATATTGCAATAAAAGATCTACCAGATTCGGTTGGTGGTTTGATGCATATGAGGTATCTCGACCTTTCTCACACCGATATCAAGGAGCTACCAGAATCAGTTTGCAACCTCTGTAATCTGCAGACACTAATCCTTTCCAATTGCAACAAACTTATTGCATTGCCGAAAGGTACAAAAGATTTGGTAAATTTACGTCACCTTAACTTGACAGGATGTTGGCATCTCAAATCGATGCCACCATCCTTCGGGAGGCTTATATCGTTGCACAGACTGCATAGATTTGTCGTGGGAAAAGAGGTCGGTTGTGGAATCTGTGAGTTGAAGAATATGAACGAACTTCGAGAAACACTTTGCATTGACAGGGTTGAAGATGTTCTTAGTATCGAAGACGCGAAGGAGGCTAGCTTGAAGACTAAGCAATACATACATAAGTTAGTGCTGAGATGGAGTAGAAGCCGATACACAGGGAATGCAATTGACGATGAAGTGCTCGAGTGTCTCGGACCTCACAACAACCTACGAGAACTAACCATTGATGTGTATCCTGGTTTTAAGTTTCCGAATTGGATGGGAGATCCGCTGCTGTCTCATCTAGAGACAATCGAATTTTTCCATTGCAACAACACGAAAGCTCTCCCGTCTCTTGGCCAGCTACCGTTTCTCAAATATCTATCCATATCTACAATGGAAGACCTTAAAAACATCGGTCGTGAGTTCTACGGAGAGGGAAAGGTTAAAGGGTTTCCATCCTTGAAGAAACTGAAGCTTGAAGACATGAGAAGTCTGAAAGAATGGCAAGAAATTACAGATGGAGAATTCCCTGTTCTCGAGGAGCTTTCTCTTTCGAACTGCCCGAACGTTGCTAATCTTCCGAAATTTCCATCGCTCCACAACTTATCGCTCGATGATTGCCACGAAACAGTTCTAAACTCTGTGCAGTTCCTCACCTCCCTCAcctcattgaagatttcgaacttCCGCAGAATAGATTTCTTACCTGAAGGACTCCTACAGCCGCTGACTGCACTCGAAGAACTTAAAATCGCGCACTTTTATCGGCTGAAGACATTGCAAGAAGATTTAGGAATGCAAAATCTTCAATCCCTCCATAGATTAGAGCTTTTTTGCTGCCCAAGGCTTATTTCATTTGCAGAAAAAGGGTTTCCTTGTAAACTGCACTATCTTTCAATAGATATGTGCAGTAGTATGAAGGATTTACCGGACGGGCTCGGAGATTTGTCGGTTCTTCAAGAATTGAACATTTCCAAATGTCCCAAGTTTGTGTCTTTCCCTGAAGATAAGTTACCAAGCTCCCTCAAGAGTTTGAGAATCTCATCATGTCCTAACCTGGAATCTCTTCCTCCGAGTCTCCATGAAGTCGAGAATCTCGAGTATTTGGGTATACAATCGTGCCCAAAAATAGCATGCCTGCCAGTTTCGGGGCTGCCAATGTCGCTATGTTCGTTGTCGATAACTGAATGTAAAGTATTGGAAGAGAGATGTGCACTAGGTGGTGAAGATTGGGCAAAGATAGAACATGTTCCAGAAAAGTATATCAGATTCTTTTGA
- the LOC136224013 gene encoding protein LNK2 isoform X1, with protein sequence MFDWNDEEFSNIIWDEAGESDDHIVPYPEAKEDYGKKKEWAQEANNSKFSEQKPPGAKVDTHEQKLGSSSNFESSEGASASGFGIDSWPNLSLSTTVKTDQDSLDTSVTNKLTETGAVQIDKDSEVFQKGKEQGDFVDYGWATIGSFDDLDPIFSNDDPIFGSVSLSNADELWPSSEDVINNPEKSFPLYSDSELGPLGNTSEHFEIKTEYTQEDGQSFTLDYGKMNLPASHGLQNAFAASDHVEYSGDRSKPVVKEQADLTIMRKNTVANSPLTANNLAAQQQLPHKVHRQKKSLKSRKRLEEQSDMDVYHNSYGNWSSVGTTGQFSPTFLNPSPSVLSQPRPLQGHEALQYQLISNPSMAPSAYGTFTNTCSTMPVLSNIQSGDFKNQSVLSGYEVSSGKPNPVDKLDKNRTMTPQEKIEKLRKRQQMQALLAIQKQQQQFSHQVSCSDQSVAQKCLQENQNQLVEGADLEVDDLRNFPAFDPNSPVEQDDSSSMSLAVDDSSAEDTVLYRLQDIIGKMDVRARLCIRDSLFRLAQSALQRHYASHTSSNNNSSQNELIVTKEEIGHQNRNVKMSEAETETNPIDRTVAHLLFHRPMDLSGKHPDTPGSPASRKLPSEQKALGTANSSMGLPETVKSTQIHSGPSADSQSTNQYKSSIRVDTSDNATGNVDDRAKDVGPFR encoded by the exons ATGTTTGATTGGAACGACGAAGAG TTTTCGAATATAATATGGGACGAGGCTGGCGAGAGTGATGATCATATTGTGCCTTATCCAGAAGCAAAAGAAGACTATGGCAAAAAAAAGGAATGGGCTCAAGAAGCTAATAACTCCAAGTTTAGCGAGCAGAAGCCGCCCGGTGCGAAAGTTGATACCCATGAACAAAAGCTGGGGAGCAGTTCGAACTTCGAATCTAGTGAAGGAGCTTCAGCTTCAGGATTCGGCATAGACTCATGGCCAAACCTGTCGTTATCAACCACTGTCAAAACTGATCAGGATTCCCTGGATACATCAGTAACTAACAagttaactgaaa CAGGCGCAGTTCAAATCGATAAGGACTCCGAAGTTTTTCAAAAAGGTAAAGAACAAGGTGATTTTGTTGATTATGGATGGGCTACCATTGGAAGCTTTGATGACCTTGATCCAATATTTAG CAATGATGATCCGATATTTGGCTCTGTAAGTCTCAGTAATGCTGATGAGCTATGGCCTTCTTCGGAAGATGTTATTAACAATCCCGAAAAGTCCTTCCCCTTGTACTCAGACTCTGAATTGGGGCCTTTAGGGAATACATCTGAGCATTTTGAAATTAAAACAGAGTATACACAAGAGGATGGCCAGTCATTTACGCTTGACTATGGGAAAATGAATCTTCCTGCATCACATGGTCTGCAGAATGCTTTTGCTGCGTCGGATCATGTAGAATATTCTGGAGATAGAAGTAAGCCCGTGGTGAAGGAGCAG GCGGATTTGACCATAATGAGGAAGAACACTGTGGCAAACTCTCCACTCACTGCGAATAATCTCGCAGCCCAACAACAATTGCCGCATAAGGTTCAC AGGCAAAAGAAATCCTTGAAAAGCCGAAAAAGGTTGGAGGAGCAAAGTGATATGGATGTATACCATAATTCTTATGGTAACTGGTCTTCCGTTGGAACTACTGGTCAATTTTCGCCTACCTTTTTGAATCCTTCCCCTTCAGTTCTTAGCCAACCGAGGCCGCTACAAGGACATGAAGCATTGCAGTACCAGCTGATTTCAAATCCGTCAATGGCCCCTTCTGCATATGGGACTTTTACAAATACTTGTTCTACCATGCCTGTGTTGTCTAACATTCAATCTGGAGATTTTAAGAATCAGTCTGTGCTTTCGGGTTATGAAGTTTCTTCCGGTAAACCCAACCCAGTAGACAAGTTGGATAAAAATCGGACAATGACACCTCAggaaaaaattgaaaagttaCGGAAACGGCAGCAAATGCAGGCATTGCTTGCGATTCAGAAACAGCAGCAGCAGTTTAGTCATCAAGTTTCGTGTAGTGATCAATCCGTAGCACAAAAATGTCTGCAGGAAAATCAAAATCAGCTTGTTGAGGGAGCGGATCTAGAGGTGGATGATCTAAGGAATTTTCCTGCTTTTGATCCTAACTCACCTGTTGAACAGGATGATTCAAGTTCAATGTCTTTAGCAGTTGATGACTCCTCAGCGGAGGACACTGTACTCTACCGACTTCAAGATATTATCGGAAAG ATGGATGTCAGAGCTCGACTTTGCATACGAGATAGCTTGTTCCGGTTGGCTCAAAGTGCATTGCAAAGGCATTACGCAAGTCATACTAGCAGTAACAACAATAGCAGCCAAAATGAGCTAATTGTCACGAAAGAGGAAATCGGTCATCAAAACAG AAACGTGAAGATGTCCGAAGCTGAAACAGAGACGAATCCCATAGACCGAACTGTGGCTCATTTGCTGTTTCATAGGCCTATGGACTTGTCTGGAAAGCACCCGGACACACCCGGATCACCTGCTTCAAGAAAGCTTCCAAGTGAACAAAAGGCATTAGGCACAGCAAACTCCTCGATGGGTTTGCCCGAGACTGTAAAGAGTACACAAATTCATTCCGGCCCATCGGCTGATTCCCAGTCTACCAATCAGTACAAGAGCAGCATTCGTGTTGATACCTCAGATAACGCTACAGGCAATGTAGATGATAGAGCCAAGGATGTCGGACCCTTTCGATGA
- the LOC136224013 gene encoding protein LNK2 isoform X2 → MFDWNDEEFSNIIWDEAGESDDHIVPYPEAKEDYGKKKEWAQEANNSKFSEQKPPGAKVDTHEQKLGSSSNFESSEGASASGFGIDSWPNLSLSTTVKTDQDSLDTSVTNKLTESAVQIDKDSEVFQKGKEQGDFVDYGWATIGSFDDLDPIFSNDDPIFGSVSLSNADELWPSSEDVINNPEKSFPLYSDSELGPLGNTSEHFEIKTEYTQEDGQSFTLDYGKMNLPASHGLQNAFAASDHVEYSGDRSKPVVKEQADLTIMRKNTVANSPLTANNLAAQQQLPHKVHRQKKSLKSRKRLEEQSDMDVYHNSYGNWSSVGTTGQFSPTFLNPSPSVLSQPRPLQGHEALQYQLISNPSMAPSAYGTFTNTCSTMPVLSNIQSGDFKNQSVLSGYEVSSGKPNPVDKLDKNRTMTPQEKIEKLRKRQQMQALLAIQKQQQQFSHQVSCSDQSVAQKCLQENQNQLVEGADLEVDDLRNFPAFDPNSPVEQDDSSSMSLAVDDSSAEDTVLYRLQDIIGKMDVRARLCIRDSLFRLAQSALQRHYASHTSSNNNSSQNELIVTKEEIGHQNRNVKMSEAETETNPIDRTVAHLLFHRPMDLSGKHPDTPGSPASRKLPSEQKALGTANSSMGLPETVKSTQIHSGPSADSQSTNQYKSSIRVDTSDNATGNVDDRAKDVGPFR, encoded by the exons ATGTTTGATTGGAACGACGAAGAG TTTTCGAATATAATATGGGACGAGGCTGGCGAGAGTGATGATCATATTGTGCCTTATCCAGAAGCAAAAGAAGACTATGGCAAAAAAAAGGAATGGGCTCAAGAAGCTAATAACTCCAAGTTTAGCGAGCAGAAGCCGCCCGGTGCGAAAGTTGATACCCATGAACAAAAGCTGGGGAGCAGTTCGAACTTCGAATCTAGTGAAGGAGCTTCAGCTTCAGGATTCGGCATAGACTCATGGCCAAACCTGTCGTTATCAACCACTGTCAAAACTGATCAGGATTCCCTGGATACATCAGTAACTAACAagttaactgaaa GCGCAGTTCAAATCGATAAGGACTCCGAAGTTTTTCAAAAAGGTAAAGAACAAGGTGATTTTGTTGATTATGGATGGGCTACCATTGGAAGCTTTGATGACCTTGATCCAATATTTAG CAATGATGATCCGATATTTGGCTCTGTAAGTCTCAGTAATGCTGATGAGCTATGGCCTTCTTCGGAAGATGTTATTAACAATCCCGAAAAGTCCTTCCCCTTGTACTCAGACTCTGAATTGGGGCCTTTAGGGAATACATCTGAGCATTTTGAAATTAAAACAGAGTATACACAAGAGGATGGCCAGTCATTTACGCTTGACTATGGGAAAATGAATCTTCCTGCATCACATGGTCTGCAGAATGCTTTTGCTGCGTCGGATCATGTAGAATATTCTGGAGATAGAAGTAAGCCCGTGGTGAAGGAGCAG GCGGATTTGACCATAATGAGGAAGAACACTGTGGCAAACTCTCCACTCACTGCGAATAATCTCGCAGCCCAACAACAATTGCCGCATAAGGTTCAC AGGCAAAAGAAATCCTTGAAAAGCCGAAAAAGGTTGGAGGAGCAAAGTGATATGGATGTATACCATAATTCTTATGGTAACTGGTCTTCCGTTGGAACTACTGGTCAATTTTCGCCTACCTTTTTGAATCCTTCCCCTTCAGTTCTTAGCCAACCGAGGCCGCTACAAGGACATGAAGCATTGCAGTACCAGCTGATTTCAAATCCGTCAATGGCCCCTTCTGCATATGGGACTTTTACAAATACTTGTTCTACCATGCCTGTGTTGTCTAACATTCAATCTGGAGATTTTAAGAATCAGTCTGTGCTTTCGGGTTATGAAGTTTCTTCCGGTAAACCCAACCCAGTAGACAAGTTGGATAAAAATCGGACAATGACACCTCAggaaaaaattgaaaagttaCGGAAACGGCAGCAAATGCAGGCATTGCTTGCGATTCAGAAACAGCAGCAGCAGTTTAGTCATCAAGTTTCGTGTAGTGATCAATCCGTAGCACAAAAATGTCTGCAGGAAAATCAAAATCAGCTTGTTGAGGGAGCGGATCTAGAGGTGGATGATCTAAGGAATTTTCCTGCTTTTGATCCTAACTCACCTGTTGAACAGGATGATTCAAGTTCAATGTCTTTAGCAGTTGATGACTCCTCAGCGGAGGACACTGTACTCTACCGACTTCAAGATATTATCGGAAAG ATGGATGTCAGAGCTCGACTTTGCATACGAGATAGCTTGTTCCGGTTGGCTCAAAGTGCATTGCAAAGGCATTACGCAAGTCATACTAGCAGTAACAACAATAGCAGCCAAAATGAGCTAATTGTCACGAAAGAGGAAATCGGTCATCAAAACAG AAACGTGAAGATGTCCGAAGCTGAAACAGAGACGAATCCCATAGACCGAACTGTGGCTCATTTGCTGTTTCATAGGCCTATGGACTTGTCTGGAAAGCACCCGGACACACCCGGATCACCTGCTTCAAGAAAGCTTCCAAGTGAACAAAAGGCATTAGGCACAGCAAACTCCTCGATGGGTTTGCCCGAGACTGTAAAGAGTACACAAATTCATTCCGGCCCATCGGCTGATTCCCAGTCTACCAATCAGTACAAGAGCAGCATTCGTGTTGATACCTCAGATAACGCTACAGGCAATGTAGATGATAGAGCCAAGGATGTCGGACCCTTTCGATGA